The Amphiura filiformis chromosome 12, Afil_fr2py, whole genome shotgun sequence genome includes a region encoding these proteins:
- the LOC140165459 gene encoding cytochrome P450 2D10-like, whose amino-acid sequence MAEYPDIQKKVAMEIEEVVGHERLCSLEDRGRLPYTEATTMEVLRFSSISPLGVPHATTCDVMLDDFQIPKDTMVSINHYALHFDEEIWDKPKLFKPEHFLDDSGSVRQHPNSFLPFSAGRRSCLGESLAKAELFLIFTWFVQNYEISKAPGDKVESLLGRIKSGPSVVRELDPYEVIMKRRTY is encoded by the exons ATGGCAGAATATCCTGACATACAAAAGAAGGTAGCCATGGAAATCGAAGAGGTCGTAGGTCATGAGAGACTGTGCTCTTTGGAAGATAGAGGGCGCCTACCATATACAGAAGCAACCACGATGGAAGTTTTACGCTTCAGTTCTATCAGTCCATTGGGTGTGCCACACGCAACAACATGTGATGTTATGTTAG ATGACTTTCAAATTCCAAAGGACACCATGGTTTCCATTAACCATTATGCGCTGCATTTTGATGAAGAGATTTGGGATAAACCGAAACTCTTTAAGCCAG AGCACTTCTTGGATGATTCTGGTTCAGTACGTCAGCATCCCAATAGTTTCTTACCATTCTCAGCCGGAAGAAGGTCATGTCTTGGAGAATCTCTGGCAAAAGCAGAATTGTTCCTGATTTTTACCTGGTTCGTGCAGAACTACGAGATCTCAAAAGCACCTGGCGACAAAGTTGAATCCTTGTTGGGCCGCATTAAGTCAGGGCCAAGCGTTGTGCGGGAGTTGGACCCCTATGAGGTCATCATGAAGAGACGTACATATTAA
- the LOC140167019 gene encoding cytochrome P450 1A1-like: protein METSQKIEPFCNKKFCDWKKLESIVHEVTELIGKRIDEQHGKPIDPKQVVCLGIYTMLGRLCFAHKYELDDPRITWFVRLSRETLEALGVGMPADFFPVLRFLPTPGIRKLKQLLEESFNFLCDELKLHRESFDPCNIRDIFDSLLLAQKETIDESSDLVDSLTDTHLVGTVGDIFGGKYQSNTWVRAGKVPE from the exons ATGGAAACTTCACAGAAAATTGAGCCATTCTGCAATAAG AAATTTTGCGACTGGAAAAAATTGGAAAGTATCGTTCACGAAGTCACAGAACTCATAGGAAAACGAATAGATGAGCAGCATGGGAAGCCCATCGACCCTAAACAAGTGGTATGCCTAGGTATCTACACCATGCTTGGTAGGCTTTGTTTTGCACACAA GTACGAATTGGATGATCCAAGGATTACGTGGTTCGTTCGCCTGAGCCGTGAGACGCTTGAAGCTCTTGGAGTGGGCATGCCGGCTGATTTTTTCCCTGTCTTGCGATTTCTTCCTACCCCTGGTATCCGAAAACTGAAGCAGCTTCTAGAAGAAAGTTTCAACTTTTTGTGTGATGAATTGAAACTTCATCGCGAATCATTTGACCCAT GCAATATTCGCGACATATTTGATTCGTTACTTCTGGCACAGAAGGAAACTATAGACGAAAGCAGCGATCTCGTGGACTCCCTTACTGACACACATCTGGTAGGAACCGTCGGTGATATTTTTGGAGGTAAATATCAGTCCAATACATGGGTACGAGCTGGTAAGGTCCCAGAATAG
- the LOC140167020 gene encoding cytochrome P450 1A1-like, whose amino-acid sequence MIFDFVETIFTTSSGTITVALLTILASLIYWNVRRPRGMPPGPTGLPILGNLLDFGDKPPYVTFKEMTKKYGNVFSVKMGQRWMVVLNQIDIVKDALVRKPDEFAGRPDLYSRMYVRRVGKDRG is encoded by the exons atgatATTTGATTTTGTGGAGACCATCTTTACAACCAGCAGTGGAACTATTACCGTGGCATTGCTTACCATTCTCGCATCACTTATTTATTGGAATGTGCGAAGACCAAGGGGGATGCCACCCGGACCTACGGGACTGCCTATTTTGGGAAATTTGCTAG atttcggAGATAAACCGCCTTATGTGACGTTTAAGGAAATGACAAAGAAGTATGGCAATGTATTTAGCGTGAAAATGGGACAGCGATGGATGGTAGTTCTCAATCAAATAGATATAGTCAAAGATGCTCTGGTCAGAAAACCAGATGAGTTTGCAGGACGACCTGACTTGTATTCACGTATGTATGTTCGTAGGGTGGGTAAAGATAGGGGCTAA